The following proteins are co-located in the Thermodesulfobacteriota bacterium genome:
- a CDS encoding DUF3800 domain-containing protein: MRRYRLYIDESGDHTCNNFGNPDNRYLCLLGIFIREQVYRENTHPALELLKQQHFPHNPDEPVVFHRRDIIDRKGSFWRLRDSNREKSFNKDLLSFLSSQEYHIIGVVIDKKRHIERHGTAAFHPYHYCIAAMLERYCGFLNFYSGKGDVLVESRGGKENKQLKEAYKRIYYSGTYYHPDSFFQNTLTSNEIKLKPKSSNIAGLQLADLLAYPVKQSILIDNKKIGQTRNTFSDHICRHIEGKYNRQIYQNRISGYGKIFL; encoded by the coding sequence GTGAGAAGATATAGGTTATATATCGATGAATCTGGTGACCATACCTGCAATAACTTCGGCAATCCAGATAACAGGTACCTCTGTTTGTTGGGGATTTTTATCAGAGAACAGGTATATAGAGAAAATACACACCCAGCACTAGAACTTCTTAAACAGCAACACTTTCCGCATAACCCCGACGAACCAGTCGTGTTCCATAGAAGAGATATAATTGATAGAAAGGGGTCATTTTGGAGGTTAAGAGATTCAAATCGGGAAAAATCTTTTAATAAAGACCTATTGTCATTTTTGTCTAGTCAGGAGTATCACATCATTGGAGTTGTCATAGATAAAAAGCGTCATATAGAGCGCCATGGTACTGCAGCTTTTCACCCTTATCACTATTGTATTGCGGCTATGTTAGAACGGTATTGCGGTTTTCTTAACTTCTACAGCGGAAAAGGGGACGTATTAGTTGAGAGTCGAGGTGGCAAAGAAAACAAACAGCTTAAAGAAGCCTACAAAAGGATATACTATAGTGGCACATATTATCACCCTGATAGTTTTTTTCAAAACACACTTACGAGCAACGAAATAAAACTAAAACCTAAAAGTTCAAACATTGCCGGATTACAGTTGGCGGACTTATTGGCATATCCTGTGAAACAATCAATACTTATTGATAATAAAAAAATTGGCCAAACTAGAAATACGTTCTCAGATCATATATGTAGGCACATTGAGGGTAAATACAATAGGCAGATTTATCAAAATAGAATCTCCGGATATGGTAAAATATTCTTATAA
- a CDS encoding DUF559 domain-containing protein, whose protein sequence is METSKYSNTLSEIRNIYQEYAFKEIQEKYPATIDPYFFDWNKILTDVEKLIWEDIRRLCLPFYPKVPIGRYFVDFADPIKKIGIEVDDRKSNRDVIIDEKRESELHESGWILISIDRDLCFKSKEDFILRGVKYKKEDYTINFSKYLNYTSEGILLSLRNRYYPNLSPNSKYLEDRDYENCYHDQVLWRFDE, encoded by the coding sequence ATGGAAACCAGTAAATATTCCAATACTTTAAGTGAAATTAGAAATATTTATCAGGAATATGCATTTAAAGAGATACAAGAAAAATATCCTGCTACAATAGACCCTTATTTTTTCGATTGGAATAAAATTTTAACTGATGTTGAGAAATTAATTTGGGAGGATATTCGTCGTTTATGCCTGCCATTCTATCCTAAAGTTCCTATAGGTAGATACTTCGTAGACTTTGCTGACCCTATAAAAAAAATAGGAATTGAAGTCGATGATAGGAAATCAAACCGAGATGTAATAATTGATGAAAAACGAGAAAGCGAATTGCATGAATCTGGTTGGATTTTAATAAGTATAGATCGAGATCTGTGTTTTAAATCCAAGGAAGACTTCATATTGAGGGGTGTGAAATATAAAAAGGAAGATTATACAATTAATTTCAGCAAATATTTGAACTACACTTCCGAAGGAATCTTGCTGAGTCTCAGGAATCGATATTATCCTAATCTATCTCCAAATTCTAAATATCTAGAGGACAGGGACTATGAAAATTGTTATCACGATCAAGTTCTTTGGAGATTCGACGAATGA
- a CDS encoding IS1595 family transposase, which translates to MNAEYFNNEDKAREYLENLRWNDKPECPHCGNNENNYKLEGKSHRKGLYKCKACRKQFSVTVGTLFERSKIKLHIWLKAVYFLSASKKGMSSHQLHRMLGVTYKTAWFMSHRIREAMKDPIFIKKLGGKGKVVEVDETFWGNKGKHAKGARGWGHKEKIFTLIERGGEARSYHVETVSAKTLKPIMRRQIDADTQIMTDEFMSYRGLRKEFAKHDFVTHSKKEYSRGAIHVNSCENYFSMLKRGLNGVYHHVSSQHLKRYIGEFDFRHNNRKISDIERCDMALKGIANKRLLYKDSSCLTM; encoded by the coding sequence ATTAATGCTGAATATTTCAATAACGAAGATAAGGCAAGAGAATACCTTGAAAACCTGAGATGGAACGACAAGCCTGAATGTCCACATTGCGGGAATAACGAGAACAATTACAAACTCGAAGGGAAAAGTCACCGCAAGGGGCTTTACAAGTGCAAAGCATGTAGAAAGCAATTTTCTGTAACAGTCGGCACCTTATTCGAAAGAAGTAAAATCAAACTTCATATATGGCTTAAGGCTGTTTATTTTCTTTCGGCCTCGAAAAAGGGAATGTCCAGTCACCAGCTTCACAGAATGTTAGGAGTTACCTACAAGACCGCATGGTTCATGAGCCACAGAATCCGTGAAGCAATGAAAGACCCCATTTTTATCAAGAAGCTCGGCGGAAAGGGGAAAGTGGTCGAGGTGGATGAAACCTTTTGGGGAAACAAGGGAAAGCACGCGAAGGGGGCAAGGGGTTGGGGGCATAAGGAAAAAATATTCACGCTAATAGAAAGGGGAGGAGAAGCCAGATCGTATCACGTCGAAACTGTATCCGCTAAGACCTTGAAACCCATAATGAGAAGGCAGATTGATGCCGACACCCAAATAATGACGGATGAGTTTATGAGCTATAGGGGGCTTCGCAAGGAATTTGCAAAACATGATTTTGTAACCCATTCCAAAAAGGAATACTCCAGAGGGGCTATTCATGTTAATAGCTGTGAGAATTATTTTAGTATGTTAAAACGGGGACTCAACGGCGTTTATCATCATGTGAGTAGCCAACACCTCAAGCGATACATAGGAGAGTTTGACTTTCGACACAATAATAGAAAAATAAGTGATATAGAACGATGCGATATGGCGTTAAAGGGTATCGCCAATAAAAGGCTGTTATATAAGGATTCATCGTGTCTAACCATGTGA
- a CDS encoding type II toxin-antitoxin system VapC family toxin, translating to MSKQRRYWDSDIFLTLFNKERGKYEDCLGVLQHAETNKVEIVTSALTIAEVLYIKGHPKITREKSEKICSFFEQSYIIIVNVDRFIAESARELIWDHSIKPKDAIHVASALKGKVPVFDTFDAGLLALDNKLGNPPLRIIKPNLPYQAEFQGEQFETQVVEETKKRRTQK from the coding sequence TTGTCGAAACAGAGGCGATATTGGGACTCTGATATATTCCTAACTTTGTTTAACAAAGAAAGGGGGAAATATGAGGACTGTCTCGGCGTGCTGCAACATGCTGAGACCAATAAAGTGGAGATTGTTACATCGGCCCTCACAATAGCGGAGGTTCTGTATATAAAGGGACACCCTAAAATAACAAGGGAAAAATCTGAAAAAATTTGCAGTTTCTTTGAACAAAGTTATATCATAATCGTAAACGTGGATAGATTTATTGCTGAGTCAGCAAGGGAATTGATATGGGATCATTCGATAAAACCAAAGGACGCAATACACGTTGCTAGTGCGCTGAAGGGAAAAGTCCCTGTTTTTGATACATTCGATGCGGGGCTACTGGCGTTAGACAATAAACTGGGCAATCCGCCATTAAGAATAATTAAACCCAATCTGCCTTATCAGGCTGAATTTCAAGGTGAGCAATTTGAAACACAAGTCGTCGAAGAAACAAAAAAAAGACGAACCCAAAAATGA
- a CDS encoding DNA methyltransferase: protein MLKRKVPNNKLYYGDNLTILKSYIKDESVDLIYLDPPFNSKANYNILYKEPTGEQSQAQITAFEDTWHWTEETEYTYGEIIKDAPATLVEMMIAFRKFVGVNDVMAYLTMMAIRLIELRRVLKPTGSIYLHCDPTASHYLKILMDTIFGKKNFRNEIAWCYRGAGYPKKDFGRRHDIILRYSKTDDYYMDVDAVREEYAEATKERFKHYIGNVRKGTDFGLQELHPLGKHPDDWWQIQPIAPSARARLGYPTQKPEPLLERIINASSKKGDIVLDPFCGCGTTIAVAQRLSRKWVGIDVTHLAINLIKLRLQDSFGLQPKIDYEVIGEPEDLTGAKELASQNRYQFQWWAGSLIGAKPYGDKKKGSDTGIDAFIYFEDEKHSPKKAVVQVKSGHVSVKDIRDLGHVMDREKAEIGIFITLEEPTKPMMTEAAQKGFYKSVTGMQYPKIQIKTIEDLLKDNRLNMPPRHLSHKVAEPPSRKASQIKMDF, encoded by the coding sequence GTGCTAAAAAGAAAAGTGCCAAATAACAAGCTCTACTACGGTGACAATTTAACAATCTTAAAGAGTTATATAAAAGATGAGTCTGTGGATTTAATCTATCTTGACCCGCCCTTTAACTCCAAAGCAAATTACAACATTCTTTATAAAGAGCCGACCGGGGAACAATCTCAAGCCCAGATAACGGCATTTGAAGATACGTGGCATTGGACAGAGGAAACCGAGTATACCTACGGAGAAATAATCAAAGATGCTCCAGCAACCCTAGTAGAAATGATGATAGCTTTTCGTAAATTTGTTGGTGTCAATGATGTTATGGCATATCTAACGATGATGGCTATTAGACTAATCGAATTGCGAAGGGTGTTAAAACCAACCGGTTCAATTTATCTGCATTGCGATCCAACCGCGAGCCATTATCTCAAGATACTGATGGATACAATCTTCGGGAAAAAAAATTTTAGAAATGAAATAGCTTGGTGTTATAGGGGGGCCGGATACCCTAAAAAAGATTTCGGAAGAAGACATGATATTATTCTACGTTATTCAAAAACTGATGATTATTATATGGATGTAGATGCAGTCAGGGAAGAGTATGCCGAAGCCACGAAGGAACGCTTTAAGCATTATATTGGCAATGTCAGGAAGGGAACCGACTTCGGGTTGCAGGAATTGCATCCATTGGGTAAGCATCCAGATGACTGGTGGCAAATTCAACCTATTGCCCCTTCCGCAAGAGCAAGATTAGGTTATCCGACACAGAAGCCGGAACCACTTTTAGAAAGAATAATAAACGCCTCTTCTAAAAAGGGGGATATTGTCCTTGACCCCTTCTGTGGTTGCGGGACAACTATTGCGGTCGCACAACGTCTAAGCAGAAAGTGGGTTGGAATAGATGTTACGCACTTAGCTATTAATCTAATAAAATTGCGTTTACAAGATTCTTTCGGATTACAGCCCAAAATAGATTATGAGGTTATAGGAGAACCGGAAGATTTAACGGGAGCAAAAGAGTTGGCATCACAAAACCGTTATCAATTCCAATGGTGGGCTGGTTCGCTTATTGGCGCAAAACCATATGGAGACAAAAAGAAGGGGAGCGATACGGGCATTGATGCATTCATTTATTTTGAGGATGAAAAGCACAGCCCCAAAAAAGCAGTAGTGCAAGTTAAAAGCGGCCATGTCTCCGTTAAAGACATAAGAGATTTGGGCCACGTAATGGATAGAGAGAAGGCCGAAATCGGCATTTTTATTACCCTTGAAGAACCTACAAAGCCAATGATGACGGAGGCGGCACAAAAGGGGTTTTATAAGTCAGTCACGGGCATGCAATATCCCAAGATTCAGATAAAAACGATTGAGGATTTATTGAAAGATAATCGCCTGAATATGCCGCCTCGGCACCTGTCCCACAAAGTAGCTGAGCCGCCTAGTCGAAAAGCATCGCAAATCAAAATGGACTTCTAA
- a CDS encoding class I SAM-dependent DNA methyltransferase, producing the protein MLTGEIRNQVDQIWNAFWSGGVSNPLSVIEQITYLLFIKRLDELHTLEENKAATLGIPIERRVFPEGADDKGRSYADMRWSRFKNFEPREMMTVVDEHVFPFLRTLGEEGSSYGRHMRDARLGFSNPALLAKVVEMLDKIQMDDRDTKGDVYEYMLSKIASAGQNGQFRTPRHIIKLMVELTQPTPDDVICDPAAGTCGFLVAAGEYLRRHHAALFRDEKKLKHFHERMFHGFDFDPTMLRIGAMNMTLHGVENPDISYRDSLAEEHAEDAGRYSLVLANPPFAGSLDYEATAKNLQQIVKTKKTELLFLALFLRLLKTGGRAAVIVPDGVLFGSSKAHKALRRMLVEEHKLDAVIKLPSGVFRPYAGVSTAILVFTKTGVGGTDHVWFYDLQADGYSLDDKRTPLLPIEKLGASPCETLSDEEHAKNNLPDVLTRWQEHNGSERGNPRTAQSFCVPKTDIAATGSYDLSLNRYKEVEHEEQHHDAPADIIRELRGLEEEISDGLTRLEDMLG; encoded by the coding sequence ATGCTTACTGGTGAAATCCGAAATCAGGTCGATCAAATTTGGAACGCATTCTGGTCAGGTGGTGTTTCCAACCCGCTCTCGGTAATTGAGCAGATCACCTACCTGCTATTTATCAAGCGGCTCGATGAGCTACATACACTCGAAGAGAACAAGGCCGCAACGCTCGGCATTCCAATTGAGCGCCGCGTCTTCCCGGAAGGAGCTGATGACAAAGGGCGCTCCTACGCTGACATGCGCTGGTCGAGATTCAAGAATTTTGAGCCGCGCGAAATGATGACAGTTGTAGATGAGCATGTGTTTCCCTTCCTGCGCACCTTGGGTGAGGAAGGATCAAGCTACGGAAGGCACATGCGCGATGCCAGGCTTGGCTTCAGTAACCCGGCCTTGCTCGCCAAGGTCGTCGAGATGCTCGACAAAATCCAGATGGATGATCGCGACACGAAGGGTGACGTATATGAATATATGCTCAGCAAGATCGCAAGCGCCGGTCAGAATGGACAGTTTCGAACGCCGCGCCATATCATCAAGCTTATGGTCGAGCTGACCCAGCCAACCCCGGACGATGTCATCTGCGATCCCGCAGCTGGCACATGCGGCTTTCTGGTCGCCGCCGGCGAGTATCTTCGCCGGCATCATGCCGCGCTGTTCCGCGATGAGAAGAAGCTCAAGCACTTCCACGAGCGCATGTTCCACGGCTTCGACTTTGATCCGACTATGCTGCGCATCGGGGCGATGAACATGACGCTGCACGGTGTCGAGAACCCGGATATCAGCTATCGTGACAGCCTTGCCGAGGAGCATGCCGAAGACGCCGGTCGCTACTCTCTTGTTCTCGCCAATCCGCCCTTCGCTGGCTCGCTTGATTACGAAGCTACGGCGAAAAATCTTCAGCAAATCGTAAAAACCAAAAAGACCGAACTACTCTTTCTCGCCCTGTTTCTCCGGTTGCTTAAGACTGGCGGCCGCGCGGCTGTAATCGTGCCAGATGGGGTACTATTCGGCTCCTCCAAGGCCCACAAGGCGTTGCGCCGGATGCTGGTTGAGGAGCACAAACTCGACGCCGTCATTAAACTCCCGTCCGGTGTATTCCGCCCCTATGCTGGTGTCTCGACCGCAATACTTGTCTTTACTAAAACAGGGGTTGGCGGCACTGACCATGTCTGGTTTTATGATCTACAGGCTGACGGATACTCGCTTGACGACAAGCGTACGCCACTGTTACCCATAGAAAAGCTCGGTGCTTCCCCATGCGAAACGCTTAGTGACGAAGAGCACGCCAAAAACAATCTGCCCGATGTGCTGACAAGGTGGCAGGAACACAACGGTAGTGAACGGGGAAATCCCCGCACGGCTCAAAGCTTCTGCGTGCCCAAAACCGATATAGCAGCGACTGGCAGCTATGATCTCTCACTCAATCGATACAAGGAAGTCGAACACGAGGAGCAGCACCACGACGCACCGGCAGATATTATTCGAGAGTTGAGGGGGCTGGAGGAAGAGATTTCTGACGGCCTCACGAGGCTGGAGGATATGCTGGGATGA